The Aspergillus nidulans FGSC A4 chromosome VIII genome contains the following window.
CAGCACCGAGGAGAGGAGAGTGATGATCGTGGCATCGGGCGAGACCGGCTTCCAGAAGATATCTTGCGATGTTTCCATTCGGGTGGAGAACAGTGGCAATGAGTTGGCCTTGCGGGGTGACTCCCAAAAGGGATACCTGGACCTTGCGTTGCAGAATTCTAGATTCGACAAACTGCTGGGCTTCCTCACCGTAAGGCTCGGCAGGCTGCTCTTTGCCATCAGCACCTACCCGCTTAGTTGCAGGTGCCCGAACGCCGGCAACCACAACAATGACCTGGAGGTGCTCCTCTGGAGCAACAAGCAGTCTGACAACCAGACGATCCCCAGTCAAGACTTTCTCGACAATACCCTCGAGATGTTTACCTGACCACTCGTCCACCAGAGATTTGGCATTTTCAAGATCATAGCGGGTCTCGATGCGGCCGTTTCCACTTCCCCAGACACCCTTTCCTTCGGTTCTAGCGTGGTCTTCCAGAGCGCGAAGCCGTTCTAGCATTGCAAGAGTTTCCTCAGAGTCATCACTTCGCTTGCCGGCTTCCTCACGAACACGGCTCCATCCCTCCTGAACGACGATCTCCGGTAACGTAACCTCAAATGTTGGAAGTTTGATCTTTCCGTATTCGCGTTGCGAGGACGGGACGGAATACAGCGCCTGAAATTGGACAACCTTGCCGACAAGAAGTTCGCGGAGGAATTCGCGGGATTGAAAAGCATAGGGCTGTAGAATAAAAGTGTTTAGTAAAGATTCGAGCGCAAGAAATATGATTATGACATGAAGAGGAACGGGCGAAACAAAATATCGTGTCGTGTTGCTCATTACTCAAGgccagctctgcctccatGGACAGATCTCAGGACACTTCAGCAAAACGGAATTATGAAAGGCTCacctcatctccttctcgtcgcagTCTCGGCGCGGACACATATGCAAGGCTGAGGACACGTTCTTGTGCAGGGTTGTGAACATGCGACAAGACAACAGTGTCGCCAGATAGCACTGACTTAACACGAGCTTCCAGAGGCATGCTGCAAAACCGAGTGAATTCAATTGACCAAGGAGGGACTTTCAATAGAAAACAGATAAGATAAAGGAGAGAAAataagagagaaaaaggagttAGTAAGTAGCGAAAGGTAAGATGATAGGTAGTTGTTGTGAACTGGCGGTTGGAGAGGGAACATAAGCGGAAACGTGGTTCAAACTGCCAGAGCCGTGGCCGGACTCCGTACTGGCTCCTGCTTTGTGGGGAGAGATCTGGCCATGACACCCGCCAGCTGCCATCATTTTCAGGGGTCAAAGGAATTACAATATGCCTCCTGACTACAACCCTATCTCATAGTAATGATGGAAAAAGCGAATATACGATAATCACGTAACTGCCGTTCGATTTGAATGTGGCTAGCTCACAGCACCTTACATTTTTCAACTAAGGCCACTGAAATAGCATCTGAAGACAGTTTTGCGCTACCTAGCTCTCGTCGCCCACATTATCCATTTGAGTCATCATATCGTCATTTTATGGGTGAATTTACGCAGCAATACCGATGACACCTATTGATTCCCATTAGCTTCGTCCACTCAACCCCCATTCGAGATGAAGAATGCTCACCGCAAGCAGGACGGGCACCAGCGTTACCAGTCTTCTTGGACTCCTCAGAGTCACCGCGGCCAAGGTCATCAGTACCAGCGTGAACGACAAGGGTCCGCTATTTCGAGTCAGCATTTCTCAAGCTGCTATCTCAGGTAAGGGAGTCACTCACGCCCAGAACGCTCTCAGCACCAATGAGCTTGATCAGCTTATCCGTCTTGGAGCCCTTGGAGTTACCCTCGGCGTCGGTCTTGAAGTTACCAAGGTCACCGACGTGGCGGACCTCATCCTCGGGGGCGCCGTGGGTCTTGCCGAAGGGGTTGAAGTGAGGGCCAGCGGAGGTGCAGCCGTTGGTGTTGTCGCCGAACTGGTGGATGTGGAAGCCACGCTCAGCGTTGGGGTCGTTGCCGGTGATGTTCCATGAGACGGTGGTGTTGGAGTTCTCGTCGGCCTGTTCAAAGGTGACGGTGCCGGAGACCTTGGAGTCACCACGGAGGACAGCAACTAAGAACAACCATGTCAGAAAGGTTACACCGCTACCGCATCCAATGATTTAAGAATAAGACCAGGGCAATCGAGATCGCCACTGTGAGATCTGGGGTCTAGATGGAGGGCCTGGGGTGTTCCTGGGCTCAGACCCAGCGACCGGACCCCTGGCCGCGTGACAGCAGATGAGCTACCCTAGCTAGCTAGAGCTTTCTCATCCTGGAGCATATATCAACGCCTCCCAGGGGAAAAGGAGCCGATGATAGGCTGCCGGCTCAGGGCAGAGCTCGAAAGGTGCTCAAATGTGCTCACACAAGGTCCTCCGGCAACGGTCGATCGTGGATCCAACCACGACAGAAGCCAATAATAACACAAGATAAAGAAAGACAATCACAACTTACCAGCCTTGACCATTTTGATGGAATTATAAAGTTGAATTGGTTAAACCTGAAAGTGATGTGAGGATGGATACTGGATACAGACAGAGAGAGGTGGAATGAATGGGAAGAGGATCAGGgagcgaagggaagaagagggacGAGGGGTAGTCAAGGTCGCAACGCTGACTGGATAAGCTGAGGATGAGAGGCCTCGGTGGATTATTCGATGGGCTTCGACCCTCGCAATTCCTGCCACTCAGTTCTCCCCCCTCTTGGTGGTTTTCGTGTGCACCCCACCCTACGGGACGTCGGAATGACGTTttcgctgctgctgaggggGAGGGGAGCATCGGATTCCTAAGCAGTGCAATCCAGACTCAAGTATCTACCCAATGTATTCACAAGAATGGAATTAAAATATAAACACACATTTCAGTGTCCCTAAATAGCCTGTACGTGTGCAACATTCAGGTTACTCTTCTCAGTCCAGGGAGAATGGAATGTCACTTCGCCTGTTCAGATGGCAGTCTCAGAGTAACCCCACCATAGCACTCTTCCGAAAATGTTCGAAAACGGTGTCACTATTTGACTGTCCTTGTCGATCTTCTCTTATATGGCATTTCGGGTTGCATTCACAGCTAGAGAGTAACTCAGTAAGCGAGCCGATAGCTTTAAAGCAGGTGTTAGAATTGAAAGCATTCGGCTTATAATCCGGTAACAGAGCTCTTCCGGAGCTCAGCCAAACTCTAACCCCACTCACGCAATTCCCGAGCTCGATCACCGTGTATCTAAAGCGGATATACACTCCGACTCACTCAAAAAGCAACCAAAACTTGAACTTATATAAGAAGTGATATTCCGTAACTCGTATCTTCTAAAACAAAGCAAGTTTTTGCAAGTCGCCAAATTTTTACATAACGAAATTGGTCTCATCACGCGGCAGCCGGTGCCTTTTCATTCATGGTTCATTCATCTACGCCTGGACCTTCTGCTTCAGGATGTCCTTAAGGGTGACAGCGTCGGCGGCGAACTTGGAGATACCCTCACGGAGTTTCTCGACGGCCATAGCCTCCTCGTTGAAGTCGAAGCGGAACAGGGCCTCGTCGTTGAGGTAGCTGCGCTTGGTGATGTCGAGGGTGGTGGCGGAGGCAGCGTCGAGCTTCTTGGGAACGGCGTCCTTGGAGTTGTAGAGCTCCTCAAGGAGACCGGGCTGTGGTTCGTCAGTGATACGCCCTCAAAAATTATAGTTGAAGGGTGGCAACGTACGGAGATGGTCAAGTAGTCGCAACCGGCGAGCTCGGTGATCTCACCGACATTACGGAAAGAGGCACCCATAACGATGGTCTTGTAGCCGAACTTCTTGTAGTAGTTGAAGATGCTCTGGACAGACTTGACACCGggatcctcctccttcgagaAGTCGCGCTTGTGAGCGGCCTTGTACCAATCGAGGATACGGCCGACGAAAGGAGAGATGAGGAAGGcaccagcctcagcagcagcaatagcCTGAACAAGAGAGAACATAAGAGTCAGGTTGCAGTTGATGCCGTGCTGGGACTGCAGGATGTGAGCGGCCTGGATACCCTCCCAGGTTGAGGCGATCTTAATGAGAATGCGGTCCTTGGAGATACCGGCCTCCTCGTAGAGCTGCGTGGGTTAGCATGAGTTCAATCGAAGAGAAAAACGTCTGGCGTACCTTGATGATGTGAAGAGCCTTGTCAACCGAGGCCTTTGTGTCAAAGGAGAAGCGGGCGTCGACCTCAGTCGAGACCTTTCCGGGAATAATGTCGAGGATCTTCTTGCCAAACTCGACCAGGAGGTAGTCGAGGGTGGCGTCAACCTGGTCGTCCACAGAACCGCCCTGCTTCTTACCCTTCTcaacggcggcgtcgatcAGGCTGGCGTACTCGGGCTTCTTGGAGGCAGCCAGGATGAGAGAAGGGTTGGTGGTGGCATCCTGGGGCTTGTACTTGTCGATGGTGGCGAAGTCACCGGAGTCGCAAACGACAACCTATATTGAATCGAAATCGTTAGCAATGGCGACTCCTCGTAGATGTCGAATTCAGTAACCCAGAGAGGGGTAGCTTACGGTGCCAGTTGCCTTGAGCTGTTcaagagaagaagacatggCGAATATGGTATAAAGAGATGAACAAAGATCAATCTAGTTCAAAGCAATAGATGGAGGAAGAataggagaagaggaagattcCGATGGAACGATAGTTCTTAAATGAACCTAAATTGAAGAGACGTGGCGGCGATGGATGTTTTTGCGGTTCACCTTGAAGTCACCCAGACATTGGTGGGGCTCGAGTGGCTAATGACGCTATCAGGGAGTTCCGGTCCGGAGGGGTAAAGCCATGACTAAGGCTTTGATATTATTATGATTGTTATGGCTGGAAAGGCATAACAAAACATTTGCACGCCAACCCGTCTAGGCGATTCTTTGATAATGTTTTTATGCTGAAAATTGATCTCATCCCCTCCAATCTACTCACCGAATACCTACTCGTGCCCTTCATCAGGGTCTCTCGACACCACACCCATATTTAATTTGTTCATAGATCTCCCCGGAGCTATGGTCTACTCTCTTCCCAACACGGCCCAGAGTGCTCCGGCAACGTACAGCCGATCCACTTCACCCCGTCTCCCACCTGTAC
Protein-coding sequences here:
- the sod1 gene encoding superoxide dismutase sodA (transcript_id=CADANIAT00002483), whose product is MVKAVAVLRGDSKVSGTVTFEQADENSNTTVSWNITGNDPNAERGFHIHQFGDNTNGCTSAGPHFNPFGKTHGAPEDEVRHVGDLGNFKTDAEGNSKGSKTDKLIKLIGAESVLGRTLVVHAGTDDLGRGDSEESKKTGNAGARPACGVIGIAA
- a CDS encoding sedoheptulose-7-phosphate:D-glyceraldehyde-3-phosphate transaldolase TAL1 (transcript_id=CADANIAT00002484) yields the protein MSSSLEQLKATGTVVVCDSGDFATIDKYKPQDATTNPSLILAASKKPEYASLIDAAVEKGKKQGGSVDDQVDATLDYLLVEFGKKILDIIPGKVSTEVDARFSFDTKASVDKALHIIKLYEEAGISKDRILIKIASTWEGIQAAHILQSQHGINCNLTLMFSLVQAIAAAEAGAFLISPFVGRILDWYKAAHKRDFSKEEDPGVKSVQSIFNYYKKFGYKTIVMGASFRNVGEITELAGCDYLTISPGLLEELYNSKDAVPKKLDAASATTLDITKRSYLNDEALFRFDFNEEAMAVEKLREGISKFAADAVTLKDILKQKVQA